TTTTGCTGATCAGACAGCGTTCGACCTGGATTTCAGCGGAGCTGCCAAGGGTGAGCGGCGCATTCGAGGAGCGTATGCCAGTCCGGCGACAAAGACGGGCTGGATGCTTCAAGGCAGCATCAAGCCGCCATCGGCCTCGAAGCCGAAGTTCTGATAGTTTTTATCCACGCCTGCCGTGATGATTGGCCCCATGAAACCCGCTCCCGTCTCTCGTCGCCATTTCATCTCCGCCGCACTCGCTGGTGGCGCTGTTAGTCAGGCCTCGATTTCCGCTGCTGAGGTCAAAGAAGGCCAGTTCAACGAGCCTGCGCATGATATACCGCTCGCCGAGGATGCGGACGTGATCGTGTGTGGTGCCGGGCCAGCCGGTGTGACTGCGGCAATCACGGCCGCGCGTGCCGGTGCCAAGGTTCGTCTCTTTGAATGGCGCGGGTGCCTCGGTGGCATCTGGACGGCTGGGTTGCTGGGTTACTTCCTCGACTTCAACAAGCCCGGCTTCGCCAAAGAACTGCGCGACAAGCTGGATGCACGCGGTGCGCGTGCGAACTCGACCAGCACGAGCCGTTTTTGCTACGATCCTGAAGCACTCAAGCTGCTGCTCGAAGAACTGTGCGTGGAGGCTGGCGTGAAGTTTCAGTATCACACCAAAGTCTCCGCCGCTTTCAAGGAAGGCAACAAGCTCACCACCATCGTGACGGAGTCCAAATCGGGGCGACAGGCATGGCGCGCACCCGTTTTCATCGACACGACCGGCGATGGTGATCTCGGCGTGCAAGCAGGCTGCGCGTTTGAAATTGGGATGGCGGAGGACTGCCCCTGCCAGCCGATGTCGCTCAATGCGCTGCTCGTCGTGAAGGATGTCGAGGCGCTGCGGGAGTTTGTGCGTTTCGGCCAGTCGAAGCCCGGTGAGAACACCGACAGCGAGAAGAAGAAGCGCATCAAAGATGTGCTCGTCAGCACCGGCCACTTTCCGTCTTATGCCGGGCCAACCATGTGGCACGTCAGCGGCAATCTGATCTTTGCCATGATGAACCACGAATACGGCATCAAGCCCTGGGATGCCGCTGAAGTCACCGCCGCCACGGTACGTGCGCGCGCCGAGATGAACAAGATGGTCAACGGCCTGCGCGCGCTCGGCGGACCGTGGGAAGGCATCCAGATCGTCGCCACCGCCGAGCAGATCGGCGTGCGCGATGGACGGCGCATCAAGGGGCGCTATGTCGTCGTGCAGGACGATCTCGCCAAAGGCGTGCGTCATGACGACGCCGTCGTGCGCGTGACCTTCGGCATCGACGTGCATGCCCTCAGCTCCGACCACAACAAGAACCACGCCATCATGCCGAAGCCCATCGACATGAAACCCTACGACATCCCGCTGCGCGCCTTGATCGCCAAAGATGTCGATGG
Above is a genomic segment from Prosthecobacter sp. containing:
- a CDS encoding FAD-dependent oxidoreductase encodes the protein MKPAPVSRRHFISAALAGGAVSQASISAAEVKEGQFNEPAHDIPLAEDADVIVCGAGPAGVTAAITAARAGAKVRLFEWRGCLGGIWTAGLLGYFLDFNKPGFAKELRDKLDARGARANSTSTSRFCYDPEALKLLLEELCVEAGVKFQYHTKVSAAFKEGNKLTTIVTESKSGRQAWRAPVFIDTTGDGDLGVQAGCAFEIGMAEDCPCQPMSLNALLVVKDVEALREFVRFGQSKPGENTDSEKKKRIKDVLVSTGHFPSYAGPTMWHVSGNLIFAMMNHEYGIKPWDAAEVTAATVRARAEMNKMVNGLRALGGPWEGIQIVATAEQIGVRDGRRIKGRYVVVQDDLAKGVRHDDAVVRVTFGIDVHALSSDHNKNHAIMPKPIDMKPYDIPLRALIAKDVDGLMMAGRCISGDFIAHSSYRVTGNAVGMGEAAGVTAALAALSKRMPHEVAWSESEAKLKAMGQRV